Proteins found in one Oryza glaberrima chromosome 4, OglaRS2, whole genome shotgun sequence genomic segment:
- the LOC127771647 gene encoding cysteine-rich receptor-like protein kinase 6: MQPRCTLIHAVAVVAAAAALLLPPLAAGQPWPTCDASAGTYKAGSAYESNLRDLAAALRAGAAASPSALFATGTRGVGTADAVYGLLLCRGDLSVSDCYDCGTRVLADVGRVCGGRHGGHAKDVALVYNQCYARFSNKGDFLAATDNAGGETLLISGTNITGGAGVVAAYDRAVTELLAATVRYAVEENPARLFATGQRVGDDARDPGFRNIYSMAQCSPDLPPASCRRCLDGVLARWWEVFPLNGEGARVAGARCYLRSELGVGPFYTGAPMVVLRADKV; the protein is encoded by the coding sequence ATGCAGCCGCGCTGTACGCTcatccacgccgtcgccgtcgtcgcggcggccgccgccctgctgcttcctccgctcgccgccggccagccgtGGCCGACGTGCGACGCCAGCGCCGGCACGTACAAGGCCGGGAGCGCCTACGAGTCCAACCTCCGcgacctcgccgcggcgctccgcgcgggcgccgccgcctcgccgtcggcgctCTTCGCCACGGGCACCCGCGGCGTCGgcaccgccgacgccgtctACGGCCTCCTGCTCTGCCGCGGCGACCTCAGCGTCTCCGACTGCTACGACTGCGGCACCCGCGTCCTCGCCGACGTCGGCCGCGTCTgcggcggccgccacggcggccaCGCCAAGGACGTGGCCCTCGTGTACAACCAGTGCTACGCCCGATTCTCCAACAAGGGCGacttcctcgccgccaccgacaacgccggcggcgagacgcTGCTCATCAGCGGCACCAacatcaccggcggcgccggcgtcgtcgcggcGTACGACCGCGCGGTGACCGAGCTGCTCGCGGCCACCGTGCGGTACGCGGTGGAGGAGAACCCGGCGAGGCTGTTCGCCACGGGGCAGCGCGTGGGGGACGACGCCCGCGACCCGGGGTTCCGCAACATCTACTCCATGGCGCAGTGCTCGCCGGACctgccgccggcgtcgtgcCGCAGGTGCCTCGACGGCGTCTTGGCGCGGTGGTGGGAGGTGTTCCCGCTCAACGGCGAGGGCGCGAGGGTCGCCGGCGCGAGGTGCTACCTGAGGTCTGAGCTGGGCGTCGGCCCGTTCTACACCGGAGCTCCCATGGTGGTGCTGCGGGCGGACAAGGTCTAG